The Cryptomeria japonica chromosome 2, Sugi_1.0, whole genome shotgun sequence region ATGTGGATAAGGATAAGAAAAGTATTAACAGTGGAACAGAGAGGGCAACGAGAAGGCGTATGATATCCTGCTTGTCTGAGCTAAAATCTCTACTGCCACCAGAGAATGAGAAGAAGAGGGTAATATACATATCTGTAATCATATTTCttgatttctctttttttttcatcttttaaaATATCATTTAGGTTAATAGATTTGCTATTTCTGAATTCGATTGCGTGAGAGTTTTGTATAAATGTTCCGGATCACATTCTGTaatccatcatcagaatgaaagAATGCATGTTAAATTAAAAGAACATATGAAAATGAGAAAAACATGGTAATATCTGTAATCATATCTCTTGATCTCTCTTTCTTTTTCATTCTCCAAAATATCATTTGGGTTAATAGATTTGCTATTTCCAGATTTGATTATGTGTgacttttgcatcaacatttcagatcgcgttctgtgatccatcatcagaataaaAGAGTGCATAATAAATTCATagaacatgaaaaaataaaaagaacatgATAATTTACATATCTGTAATCATATCTCTTGATCTCTCTTCCTTTTTTATTCTCCAAAATACTTTTGAGTTTTAATATATGTTCAGCTATTTGTTATGTTTTTTAATGGGTAGATGAGATATCACTTCCTTTGCCTTAAATTTAAAGTTTATGAGTTTTTAAAGTCAGCAAGATTTGATCTTTGATAAGATTTTTTTTGGAATCATAATGATTTCAGATAAGATTTTTGTCAAACCATTCAATTTTAgtatttaatgtatatatatattgggTGGATGGGATATCTTGTCTTAAGATTTATGGTTTTTAATAGTCAgaaagatttgatttttgataagatcatggagtttgatctaaaacttcaagaaaaaaatttcacaCAGTTGATTCGGGAAACATCATAGACTATGGAAATCATATATCTACTATTCATTAAGTTACTATGAAAATAACACAAGTAAACATCTGTATGGTCAAATACATATTTTTAAAGTTTCTAAATGTTTTATTTCATAGATTATGTGATAAGAATGGTGGTTGGAAAGTGTAATCTGCAAATGAGAACAACTGCTTTATTTATCACATTTACTGAGTTTCTTTGGTTAATAAGGTACAACAGAGAAAAATCTCAACCAGTGAGCTTCTATGGAAAGCTACAGACTACATTTCCCATCTACAAGGAAAGGTGGATGGGCTTACCAAGAAAAAGGCAGACATGAAAATGAAGGGAGTGCAGAAAAGCTGCTTTTACAAGTTAGATGAGAAGGATTTTCCAATGGTGAATGTAAGCCATGTGTGTTTGGATGTTTTAATCACAACTGACACAAGAATAGATGACATGGTGTTGTCTAAGCTTATAGCTTCTGTTGAAGAGCAAGGCTTGCAAGTGCTGACT contains the following coding sequences:
- the LOC131034026 gene encoding transcription factor bHLH100 isoform X2 → MNDFSDLFPAFSPVENGESGDLYDIVRQHSLDCNKGFHILKENEHGGDVDKDKKSINSGTERATRRRMISCLSELKSLLPPENEKKRRKISTSELLWKATDYISHLQGKVDGLTKKKADMKMKGVQKSCFYKLDEKDFPMVNVSHVCLDVLITTDTRIDDMVLSKLIASVEEQGLQVLTASSFTTHDRITHTLTCKVCHARSFHGSTKLGESIWNLMRDWNISSC
- the LOC131034026 gene encoding transcription factor bHLH100 isoform X3 codes for the protein MNDFSDLFPAFSPVENGESGDLYDIVRQHSLDCNKGFHILKENEHGGDVDKDKKSINSGTERATRRRMISCLSELKSLLPPENEKKRVQQRKISTSELLWKATDYISHLQGKVDGLTKKKADMKMKGVQKSCFYKLDEKDFPMVNVSHVCLDVLITTDTRIDDMVLSKLIASVEEQGLQVLTASSFTTHDRITHTLTCLPCKELSWQHKAW
- the LOC131034026 gene encoding transcription factor bHLH100 isoform X1; protein product: MNDFSDLFPAFSPVENGESGDLYDIVRQHSLDCNKGFHILKENEHGGDVDKDKKSINSGTERATRRRMISCLSELKSLLPPENEKKRVQQRKISTSELLWKATDYISHLQGKVDGLTKKKADMKMKGVQKSCFYKLDEKDFPMVNVSHVCLDVLITTDTRIDDMVLSKLIASVEEQGLQVLTASSFTTHDRITHTLTCKVCHARSFHGSTKLGESIWNLMRDWNISSC